In one Magallana gigas chromosome 7, xbMagGiga1.1, whole genome shotgun sequence genomic region, the following are encoded:
- the LOC105329818 gene encoding transcription factor 7-like 2 isoform X6, which yields MWESPHPVSSPAKSPPTRPSNIPPSTSASASSSSGGTTVHRPIPLPLSVAQEKDWLLIRTKMPVCIWPDTCLLGCALNDLGGNKFQPPLAGLMMYNNEHFAQPPPAHMGIPPVHIDPKSGLPRHPMYAYPAPGQFPPPSLYGPDLSQVQWRGPSGYPISSGAFSGPYPPSLVNTSSLSRFGHPGLFPPPGLHPGMPHPSMVSPGTKQEPNPHNQDRNSSLDQYGGGGPNTGHQPPDEKKKNHIKKPLNAFMLFMKEMRAQVVAECTLKESAAINQILGRRWHALDRAEQAKYYEMARKEKELHMQLYPGWSARDNYASHTKKKRKKKDGTPNKGILYCLADCSNPKKCRARYGVDQQSQWCKPCRRKKKCIRYRVDEDGNEYFYDGDDILSDSFANDDSVNDSDSMTGSPMCRSVTSDDAFSSPSKTFCRNSPSPLNLAARAGGRLDLPTQSDDRNRLLPNAGHPRSGELEEACQEMDDLDVTLTSTPVKSRHLNNNIPIT from the exons ATGTGGGAGAGCCCACACCCTGTGTCCTCGCCCGCCAAGTCACCCCCCACCCGACCCTCAAACATACCACCCTCGACCTCAGCCTCAGCATCCTCGTCCTCAGGAGGGACGACTGTGCATAGACCCATTCCATTGCCGTTAAGTGTTGCACAGGAAAAAGACTGGTTATTAATTAGGACCAAAATGCCAGTCTGCATCTGGCCTGATACTTGTTTATTAGGATGTGCCTTAAACGATTTAGGG GGGAACAAATTCCAGCCCCCGTTGGCAGGGCTAATGATGTACAACAATGAACACTTTGCTCAGCCACCTCCTGCACATATGGGTATACCACCTGTTCATATAGATCCCAAATCAG GGCTACCCCGGCACCCGATGTATGCCTACCCTGCCCCAGGCCAGTTCCCTCCTCCTAGTCTCTACGGGCCAGACCTCTCACAAGTTCAGTG GAGAGGACCCTCTGGTTATCCCATTTCCTCAGGTGCCTTCTCTGGGCCTTACCCACCCTCATTAGTCAACACCTCTTCACTCTCACGATTTGGACATCCCGGTCTGTTTCCCCCTCCTGGCCTGCACCCAGGGATGCCCCATCCCTCAATGGTTTCACCCGGAACCAAGCAAGAACCCAACCCTCACAACCAAGACAG AAACAGTTCCTTAGATCAGTACGGTGGGGGTGGCCCCAATACTGGTCATCAACCCCCTgatgagaaaaagaaaaaccacATAAAGAAACCACTCAATGCCTTCATGCTCTTCATGAAAGAGATGAGGGCACAAGTGGTGGCTGAATGCACGCTTAAAGAATCGGCAGCCATTAACCAAATTTTAGGGCGACGA tggCATGCTTTAGACCGAGCTGAGCAGgccaaatattatgaaatggCAAGAAAGGAAAAAGAGCTCCATATGCAGCTGTACCCTGGCTGGAGCGCCAGAGACAATTACGCCAGTCACACGAAAAAGAAACGTAAGAAAAAGGATGGTACCCCTAACAAAG GTATTCTATATTGTCTTGCAGATTGTAGCAATCCGAAGAAATGTCGAGCTCGATACGGGGTAGATCAACAAAGTCAATGGTGCAAGCCCTGTCG GAGGAAGAAGAAATGTATTAGATACAGGGTGGATGAGGATGGGAATGAGTATTTTTATGATGGTGACGACATATTAAGTGACAGCTTTGCTAACGACGACTCGGTGAACGACAGTGATTCCATGACAGGAAGCCCCATGTGTCGCTCAGTAACCAGTGATGACGCATTTTCCTCACCATCCAAGACTTTCTGTCGAAACTCCCCCTCCCCATTGAACCTTGCAGCCAGGGCTGGTGGGCGACTAGATTTGCCAACACAGAGCGATGACAGGAACAGACTGTTACCTAATGCTGGCCATCCAAGGTCTGGGGAGTTAGAGGAAGCATGTCAAGAAATGGACGATTTAGATGTTACCCTTACTTCTACCCCTGTGAAATCACGTCATCTAAATAATAACATACCGATCACTTAA
- the LOC105329818 gene encoding protein pangolin, isoforms A/H/I/S isoform X7 has product MPPMDLSVLEAAMFPLVWGNKFQPPLAGLMMYNNEHFAQPPPAHMGIPPVHIDPKSGLPRHPMYAYPAPGQFPPPSLYGPDLSQVQWRGPSGYPISSGAFSGPYPPSLVNTSSLSRFGHPGLFPPPGLHPGMPHPSMVSPGTKQEPNPHNQDRNSSLDQYGGGGPNTGHQPPDEKKKNHIKKPLNAFMLFMKEMRAQVVAECTLKESAAINQILGRRWHALDRAEQAKYYEMARKEKELHMQLYPGWSARDNYASHTKKKRKKKDGTPNKGILYCLADCSNPKKCRARYGVDQQSQWCKPCRRKKKCIRYRVDEDGNEYFYDGDDILSDSFANDDSVNDSDSMTGSPMCRSVTSDDAFSSPSKTFCRNSPSPLNLAARAGGRLDLPTQSDDRNRLLPNAGHPRSGELEEACQEMDDLDVTLTSTPVKSRHLNNNIPIT; this is encoded by the exons ATGCCACCAATGGATCTAAGTGTTTTAGAGGCAGCCATGTTCCCTTTGGTCTGG GGGAACAAATTCCAGCCCCCGTTGGCAGGGCTAATGATGTACAACAATGAACACTTTGCTCAGCCACCTCCTGCACATATGGGTATACCACCTGTTCATATAGATCCCAAATCAG GGCTACCCCGGCACCCGATGTATGCCTACCCTGCCCCAGGCCAGTTCCCTCCTCCTAGTCTCTACGGGCCAGACCTCTCACAAGTTCAGTG GAGAGGACCCTCTGGTTATCCCATTTCCTCAGGTGCCTTCTCTGGGCCTTACCCACCCTCATTAGTCAACACCTCTTCACTCTCACGATTTGGACATCCCGGTCTGTTTCCCCCTCCTGGCCTGCACCCAGGGATGCCCCATCCCTCAATGGTTTCACCCGGAACCAAGCAAGAACCCAACCCTCACAACCAAGACAG AAACAGTTCCTTAGATCAGTACGGTGGGGGTGGCCCCAATACTGGTCATCAACCCCCTgatgagaaaaagaaaaaccacATAAAGAAACCACTCAATGCCTTCATGCTCTTCATGAAAGAGATGAGGGCACAAGTGGTGGCTGAATGCACGCTTAAAGAATCGGCAGCCATTAACCAAATTTTAGGGCGACGA tggCATGCTTTAGACCGAGCTGAGCAGgccaaatattatgaaatggCAAGAAAGGAAAAAGAGCTCCATATGCAGCTGTACCCTGGCTGGAGCGCCAGAGACAATTACGCCAGTCACACGAAAAAGAAACGTAAGAAAAAGGATGGTACCCCTAACAAAG GTATTCTATATTGTCTTGCAGATTGTAGCAATCCGAAGAAATGTCGAGCTCGATACGGGGTAGATCAACAAAGTCAATGGTGCAAGCCCTGTCG GAGGAAGAAGAAATGTATTAGATACAGGGTGGATGAGGATGGGAATGAGTATTTTTATGATGGTGACGACATATTAAGTGACAGCTTTGCTAACGACGACTCGGTGAACGACAGTGATTCCATGACAGGAAGCCCCATGTGTCGCTCAGTAACCAGTGATGACGCATTTTCCTCACCATCCAAGACTTTCTGTCGAAACTCCCCCTCCCCATTGAACCTTGCAGCCAGGGCTGGTGGGCGACTAGATTTGCCAACACAGAGCGATGACAGGAACAGACTGTTACCTAATGCTGGCCATCCAAGGTCTGGGGAGTTAGAGGAAGCATGTCAAGAAATGGACGATTTAGATGTTACCCTTACTTCTACCCCTGTGAAATCACGTCATCTAAATAATAACATACCGATCACTTAA
- the LOC105329817 gene encoding uncharacterized protein, with the protein MQRVDRFRRITQVSLQKNIFQHLQQKQPVIFPTAATFRKLASNERLFSSSSQVKMSYGIVERGCPNSLEYRVFFSGPNGNTVSPFHDIPLFANTEKTVMNMVVEIPRWTNSKMEICKEEKMNPIKQDVKKGALRYVKNVFPHHGYIWNYGALPQTWEDPKHETPETKTLGDNDPLDVCEIGQKVHKRGAVIQVKVLGVMCLIDEGETDWKVLAIDVTDPLASDLNDIEDVEKHMPGFLKATYEWFKIYKIPDGKPENKFAFNGEAKNKEYAMKVVNECNKQWQQLIGKECDNHGIACENTSVASSPYKITPEDGKKIVEAQPQLGTAKPVADEIDKWHYVKL; encoded by the exons ATGCAACGTGTAGACCGGTTCAGACGAATAACTCAGGTCTCcttgcaaaaaaatatattccaacACTTGCAACAAAAGCAGCCTGTGATATTTCCGACAGCAGCCACATTTCGTAAACTAGCTTCAAACGAGAGACTGTTCAGCAGTTCTTCACAGGTCAAAATGTCATACGGAATAGTTGAAAGAGGATGCCCAAATTCTTTGGAATATAGAGTATTTTTTA GTGGCCCCAATGGAAACACTGTGTCCCCCTTCCATGACATCCCTCTGTTTGCCAACACAGAGAAGACGGTGATGAATATGGTGGTAGAAATTCCCCGCTGGACAAACAGCAAGATGGAG ATTTGCAAAGAGGAGAAAATGAACCCCATCAAGCAGGATGTTAAGAAAGGTGCCTTAAGATATGTGAAAAATGTTTTTCCTCACCACGGATACATCTGGAATTATGGCGCTCTTCCCCAG ACATGGGAGGACCCTAAACATGAAACACCAGAGACCAAAACACTAGGAGACAACGACCCTTTAGATGTGTGTGAGATAGGTCAAAAG gtGCACAAGAGAGGGGCAGTGATTCAAGTTAAAGTCCTGGGGGTCATGTGCCTGATTGATGAAG GTGAAACAGACTGGAAGGTGTTAGCCATAGATGTCACAGACCCACTGGCCAGCGACCTCAATG ATATAGAAGATGTTGAAAAGCATATGCCAGGATTTCTCAAG GCAACGTATGAATGGTTCAAAATTTATAAGATCCCTGACGGCAAGCCAGAGAATAAATTTGCCTTCAACGGAGAAGCTAAAAACAAG gAATATGCCATGAAGGTGGTAAACGAATGTAATAAACAATGGCAGCAATTAATTGGGAAAGAGTGTGACAACCATGGAATTGCATG CGAGAACACATCAGTTGCAAGCAGCCCTTACAAGATTACGCCTGAAGATGGGAAGAAGATTGTTGAAGCT CAACCACAGCTAGGAACTGCAAAACCAGTAGCGGACGAGA TTGACAAATGGCACTACGTCAAGCTTTAA